In one Mycobacterium sp. NBC_00419 genomic region, the following are encoded:
- a CDS encoding WS/DGAT/MGAT family O-acyltransferase, producing MKRLSGWDAVLLYSEAPNVHMHTLKVAVIELDELGDRTFGVEEFRQVLRGRLYKLDPFRYELLDIPLKFHHPMWRENCDVDLDYHIRGWRVAQPGGRRELDEAIGEIASTPLDRTRPLWEMYFIEGLANGRIAVVGKIHHALADGVASGNLMARGMDLQDGPDPHQDYRTDPDPTRGELIRSAFADHMRQIARVPATVKYTADGLKRVRQSSRKLSPELTMPFTPPPSFLNHVLTPERRFATATLALADVKETNKHLGVTLNDIVLATAAGALRSLLLRYDGAADHPLLASVPVSFNFDPDRVSGNYFTGMMVALPVDVADPLERVRQTHDAAVLAKEGHHLVGPELISRWSAYLPPAPAQALFKWLSAKDGQNKVMNLPISNVPGPRQRGRVGGAQVTEIYSVGPLTAGSGLNITVWSYVDQLNISVLTDGATVGDPHEVTDAMLKAFIEIRTAAGLSEELTVIETAMAQAGEKA from the coding sequence GTGAAGAGACTCAGCGGCTGGGACGCGGTGCTGTTGTACAGCGAGGCGCCCAACGTTCACATGCACACCCTCAAGGTGGCGGTGATCGAACTCGACGAACTCGGGGATCGAACCTTCGGGGTCGAGGAGTTCCGCCAGGTGCTGCGGGGCCGGCTCTACAAGCTCGACCCGTTCCGCTATGAGCTGTTGGACATTCCGCTGAAGTTCCACCACCCGATGTGGCGGGAGAACTGCGACGTCGACCTCGACTACCACATCCGGGGATGGCGGGTGGCGCAGCCGGGCGGCCGCCGTGAGCTCGACGAGGCCATCGGGGAGATCGCCAGCACGCCGTTGGACCGCACCCGCCCGCTGTGGGAGATGTACTTCATCGAAGGGCTGGCCAACGGCCGCATCGCGGTGGTCGGCAAGATTCATCACGCGCTGGCCGACGGTGTCGCCTCGGGCAACCTGATGGCACGGGGGATGGATCTGCAGGACGGCCCGGATCCCCACCAGGACTACCGGACCGACCCCGATCCCACCCGCGGCGAGCTCATCCGTTCGGCCTTCGCCGACCACATGCGCCAGATCGCCCGGGTGCCGGCCACCGTGAAGTACACCGCCGACGGCCTCAAACGGGTCCGTCAAAGTTCGCGCAAGCTGTCACCGGAACTGACGATGCCGTTCACCCCGCCGCCGTCGTTCCTCAACCATGTGCTGACACCCGAACGCCGTTTCGCCACAGCCACATTGGCACTCGCCGACGTCAAGGAAACCAACAAGCATCTCGGCGTCACGCTCAACGACATCGTGCTGGCCACCGCGGCGGGCGCACTGCGCAGCCTGCTGTTGCGCTACGACGGGGCCGCCGACCATCCGCTGCTGGCCTCGGTACCGGTGAGTTTCAACTTCGACCCGGACCGGGTATCGGGCAACTACTTCACCGGCATGATGGTGGCGCTGCCGGTCGACGTCGCCGACCCGCTGGAGCGGGTACGGCAGACCCACGACGCCGCGGTGCTGGCCAAGGAAGGTCACCATCTCGTCGGGCCGGAACTGATCAGCCGGTGGTCGGCCTACCTGCCGCCCGCGCCCGCCCAGGCGCTGTTCAAGTGGTTGTCGGCCAAGGACGGCCAGAACAAGGTGATGAACCTGCCCATCTCCAACGTGCCGGGCCCACGCCAACGCGGCCGGGTCGGCGGCGCGCAGGTCACCGAGATCTATTCGGTGGGCCCGTTGACCGCGGGCAGCGGGCTCAACATCACCGTGTGGAGCTACGTCGACCAACTCAACATCTCGGTCCTCACCGACGGGGCCACGGTCGGCGATCCACACGAGGTCACCGATGCCATGCTGAAGGCTTTCATCGAGATCCGCACGGCAGCAGGGCTTTCCGAGGAGCTCACCGTCATCGAGACGGCGATGGCGCAGGCGGGCGAGAAGGCTTAG
- a CDS encoding DUF4436 family protein has protein sequence MSRRLRRVRDLGVRKLVGGAILLVLVVAASISGYIASSHNTTEQTTFGDFDNPNRVEVTAWINRVDASTQALSLTLLQVRPYGTLAAPDSSNFADDAAMLTNAVGNWKTTIQAGDSAPDAEQRIQLNGAFTDYPFDHYLTDLEVHVTRADGTELPVALTLYNSDPFFQISPTAARAPNGGTVVNLDIRRSAPTLVFAVFVMVLMLGLAGAAAVAGYYVLHWRRGLIFPACSMMAAILFALIPLRNAVPGAPPIGSIIDFGSFFIAEAVISISLIAGIFLGFKHQLAIERAENSEDEPPSKQA, from the coding sequence ATGAGTCGACGACTACGCCGGGTACGAGACCTCGGCGTGCGAAAGCTGGTCGGGGGCGCCATCCTGCTGGTCCTGGTGGTCGCCGCCAGCATCAGCGGCTACATCGCCAGTAGCCACAACACGACCGAGCAGACGACGTTCGGCGACTTCGACAACCCGAACCGGGTTGAGGTCACCGCGTGGATCAATCGCGTCGACGCCTCGACACAGGCGTTGTCGCTGACCCTGTTACAAGTCCGGCCCTATGGAACGCTGGCAGCGCCGGACAGCTCCAACTTCGCCGACGACGCTGCGATGCTGACCAACGCTGTCGGCAACTGGAAGACCACGATCCAGGCCGGCGACTCGGCACCGGATGCCGAACAACGGATACAACTCAACGGCGCGTTCACCGACTACCCCTTCGACCACTACCTGACCGACCTCGAGGTACACGTCACCCGCGCCGACGGCACGGAGTTACCCGTCGCTCTCACGCTGTACAACAGCGACCCGTTCTTCCAGATCTCGCCCACCGCCGCCCGCGCGCCCAACGGGGGCACGGTGGTCAACCTCGATATCCGCCGCAGCGCACCCACTTTGGTCTTCGCGGTGTTCGTCATGGTGCTGATGCTGGGCCTGGCGGGCGCCGCGGCAGTGGCGGGCTACTACGTCCTGCACTGGCGGCGTGGTCTGATCTTCCCCGCGTGTTCGATGATGGCCGCCATCCTGTTCGCGCTGATCCCGCTGCGCAATGCCGTGCCCGGCGCTCCGCCCATCGGGTCGATCATCGACTTCGGCTCGTTCTTCATCGCCGAGGCCGTCATCTCGATCTCGCTGATCGCCGGCATATTCCTCGGCTTCAAACACCAGCTGGCCATCGAACGCGCCGAGAACTCCGAGGACGAACCGCCGTCCAAGCAGGCCTAA
- a CDS encoding alpha/beta hydrolase — MNSSRVSRLKTELRRPRPLLRSVVELANAANGFRPLARRGYPTLAVFWVGWPTSELPAFYAAGSMLDAVRRGLRGDFRGRRGLLALALTAASWVFLALIQRRNVTTPRPVLRKALVDGLGEDFADVLDTLPTTPSASGRPTAWRTTWSRRQFVEKTNIVTYGPHGRANLADVWRRRDLPRDGKAPVLLEVPGGAWAIGWRRPQAYPLMSHLADRGWICVAMNYRVSPAHSWPDHIVDVKRALAWVKQNIADYGGDPNFVAITGGSAGGHLAALAALTPNDPEYQPGFEEADTSVVAAVPVYGRYDWFTTHGSGRREFIGYLERLVVKRQFSRFRDIYLDASPIRRLRADAPPFFILHGEHDSLIPVVEARDFVAEMQKVSQAPVLYAEMPGAQHAFDIFSSPRAHQSAEAVGQFLSWVYASRMSTSD, encoded by the coding sequence ATGAACTCCTCGCGCGTGTCACGCCTGAAAACTGAGCTGCGGCGGCCGCGTCCGCTGCTGCGTTCCGTCGTCGAACTGGCCAACGCCGCCAACGGTTTTCGGCCGCTGGCCCGCAGGGGCTACCCCACCCTGGCCGTGTTCTGGGTGGGCTGGCCCACCTCGGAGCTGCCCGCGTTCTACGCCGCCGGATCGATGCTGGACGCGGTACGCCGCGGTCTGCGCGGCGACTTCCGGGGCCGGCGCGGCCTGCTCGCACTGGCGCTGACCGCAGCGTCGTGGGTGTTCCTGGCGTTGATCCAGCGGCGCAACGTCACCACACCGCGACCGGTGCTGCGCAAGGCACTCGTCGACGGCCTCGGCGAGGATTTCGCCGATGTCCTCGACACCCTGCCCACCACACCGTCGGCGTCGGGGCGGCCGACCGCGTGGCGCACCACCTGGTCACGGCGACAGTTCGTGGAGAAGACCAACATCGTCACCTACGGCCCGCACGGGCGGGCCAACCTGGCCGACGTGTGGCGGCGGCGCGACCTGCCGCGCGACGGCAAGGCCCCGGTACTGCTGGAGGTGCCGGGCGGCGCGTGGGCCATCGGCTGGCGCCGTCCGCAGGCCTACCCGTTGATGAGCCACCTCGCCGACCGCGGCTGGATCTGTGTGGCGATGAACTACCGCGTCAGCCCCGCGCACAGCTGGCCCGACCACATCGTGGACGTCAAACGCGCGCTGGCCTGGGTCAAGCAGAACATCGCCGACTACGGCGGCGACCCGAATTTCGTTGCGATCACCGGTGGTTCGGCCGGCGGTCACCTCGCCGCCCTGGCCGCCCTGACACCGAACGACCCCGAGTACCAGCCCGGCTTCGAGGAGGCCGACACCTCGGTGGTGGCCGCGGTGCCGGTGTACGGGCGCTACGACTGGTTCACGACGCACGGCAGCGGGCGGCGGGAATTCATCGGCTACCTGGAGCGGCTGGTGGTCAAGCGCCAATTCAGCCGGTTCCGCGACATCTACCTCGACGCCTCGCCCATCCGCCGGTTACGTGCCGACGCGCCGCCGTTCTTCATCCTGCACGGCGAGCACGATTCGCTGATCCCGGTGGTGGAGGCGCGCGACTTCGTCGCCGAGATGCAGAAGGTGTCGCAGGCACCGGTGCTTTATGCCGAGATGCCCGGCGCCCAGCACGCGTTCGACATCTTCTCCTCGCCGCGGGCACACCAGTCGGCCGAGGCCGTCGGCCAGTTCCTGTCCTGGGTGTACGCCAGCCGGATGTCGACGAGCGACTGA
- the fadD12 gene encoding acyl-CoA ligase FadD12 encodes MNPLSRLTAVADAVTTLAKAGFLTPMRPDRTLRMVAAARDEGLSITTGFATAAQRFPDRPGLIDELGTLTWRELDQNSHALAAGLQQLEGGTPEVVGVMCRNHRGFVTALVAATRIGADVLLLNTAFAGPALAEVVNREHVDTVIYDEEFTTSVDQALADQPAARRILAWTDDGADSTTVDGLVDSHRGQRAPKATRKSKLILLTSGTTGTPKGAKHSGGGAGNLVAILRRTPWRLGETTVVVAPMFHAWGFSQLVFASAMACTVVTRRKFDPEATMALVDRHRATGLCVVPVMFDRIMDLPADVLDRYSGRSLRFAACSGSRMRPDVVTAFMDRFGDVIYNNYNATEAGMIATATPEDLRAAPDTAGRPAVGTEIRIYDEEFREVPAGTVGRIFVKNSTQFDGYTSGNTKDFHDGYMSSGDLGRVDAAGRLFVVGRDDEMIVSGGENVYPIEVEKTLTTHADVAEATVLGVDDEQYGQRLVAFVVLGDGATVTSDDLKAHVRENLANYKVPREITILSELPRGSTGKIVRNELLARVTPEN; translated from the coding sequence ATGAACCCGCTGTCGCGGCTGACGGCCGTCGCTGACGCCGTAACCACACTGGCCAAGGCGGGGTTCCTCACCCCGATGCGCCCGGACCGCACCCTGCGGATGGTGGCGGCCGCCCGTGACGAGGGCCTGTCGATCACGACCGGCTTCGCCACCGCGGCACAGCGTTTCCCGGACCGCCCCGGCCTGATCGACGAACTCGGCACGCTGACCTGGCGCGAGCTCGACCAGAACTCCCACGCTCTGGCCGCCGGACTGCAGCAGCTCGAGGGTGGCACACCCGAAGTGGTCGGGGTAATGTGCCGCAACCACCGCGGCTTCGTCACGGCTCTGGTGGCAGCCACCCGCATCGGCGCCGACGTGTTGCTGCTGAACACCGCGTTCGCCGGGCCCGCCCTGGCGGAGGTGGTCAACCGTGAGCACGTCGACACCGTCATCTACGACGAGGAGTTCACCACCTCGGTCGACCAGGCGCTGGCCGACCAGCCGGCCGCACGCCGCATCCTGGCCTGGACCGACGACGGCGCCGACTCGACCACCGTCGACGGGCTCGTCGACTCGCACCGCGGCCAGCGGGCGCCGAAGGCGACCCGCAAGAGCAAGCTCATCCTGCTCACCTCCGGCACCACCGGAACTCCCAAGGGCGCCAAGCATTCCGGCGGAGGCGCGGGCAACCTCGTCGCGATCCTACGGCGCACCCCATGGCGGCTCGGCGAGACGACGGTCGTGGTCGCGCCGATGTTCCACGCCTGGGGGTTCTCCCAGCTGGTATTCGCCTCGGCGATGGCGTGCACGGTGGTGACGCGCCGCAAGTTCGACCCCGAAGCCACCATGGCTCTCGTCGACCGCCACCGGGCGACCGGGCTGTGTGTGGTCCCGGTGATGTTCGACCGCATCATGGACCTGCCCGCCGACGTACTCGACCGTTACAGCGGCCGCTCGCTGCGCTTCGCCGCGTGCTCCGGGTCGCGGATGCGGCCCGACGTGGTCACCGCGTTCATGGACCGGTTCGGCGACGTCATCTACAACAACTACAACGCCACCGAGGCGGGCATGATCGCCACCGCCACCCCCGAAGACCTGCGGGCCGCGCCAGACACCGCGGGCCGGCCGGCCGTCGGCACCGAGATCCGGATCTACGACGAGGAGTTCCGCGAGGTACCCGCGGGGACGGTCGGGCGGATCTTCGTGAAGAACTCCACCCAGTTCGACGGCTACACCTCCGGCAACACCAAGGATTTTCACGACGGCTACATGTCGTCGGGCGACCTGGGCCGGGTCGACGCGGCCGGCCGGCTGTTCGTCGTCGGGCGTGACGACGAGATGATCGTCTCCGGCGGTGAGAACGTCTACCCGATCGAAGTCGAGAAGACGCTGACCACCCACGCCGACGTCGCCGAGGCAACGGTGCTGGGAGTCGACGACGAGCAGTACGGCCAGCGGCTCGTCGCGTTTGTGGTGCTCGGCGACGGGGCGACCGTCACCTCCGACGACCTCAAAGCCCACGTCCGCGAGAACCTGGCCAACTACAAGGTCCCCCGCGAGATCACCATCCTGAGCGAGCTGCCGCGCGGCAGCACTGGCAAAATCGTGCGCAATGAACTCCTCGCGCGTGTCACGCCTGAAAACTGA
- a CDS encoding 1-acyl-sn-glycerol-3-phosphate acyltransferase, translating into MGARTAARGETAKWDPQHVERTMAVLRPFLRLYHRSEVRGLENFPPGGALVVSNHSGGLFAMDVPVFALGFYDTFGYDRPVYTLSHDMLMTGPTADFFIRNGFIRANHENADAALRSGGVVVVFPGGDYDVYRPTFDENKIDFDGRTGYVKAALNAGVPIVPTVSIGGQESQLYLSRGTGLAKLLRLDKLMRSKILPISFGFPFGFSAVLPVNVPLPTKIVTQTLEPIHITEMFGEDPDIDAVDAYVRRVMQQALDELAAQRRLPVIG; encoded by the coding sequence ATGGGCGCACGAACGGCGGCCCGCGGCGAGACCGCGAAGTGGGATCCCCAGCATGTCGAGCGCACCATGGCGGTGCTGCGCCCGTTCCTGCGGTTGTATCACCGCAGCGAGGTTCGTGGTCTGGAGAACTTCCCGCCCGGCGGCGCCCTGGTCGTCAGCAATCACTCCGGCGGCCTGTTCGCGATGGACGTCCCGGTGTTCGCACTCGGTTTCTACGACACGTTCGGCTACGACCGGCCGGTGTACACGCTGAGCCACGACATGCTGATGACGGGTCCGACCGCCGACTTCTTCATCCGCAACGGCTTCATCCGCGCCAACCATGAGAACGCCGATGCGGCATTGCGCTCCGGCGGTGTGGTGGTGGTCTTCCCCGGCGGGGACTACGACGTGTACCGGCCGACGTTCGACGAGAACAAGATCGACTTCGACGGCCGCACCGGCTATGTGAAGGCCGCGCTGAACGCCGGTGTCCCGATCGTGCCGACGGTGTCGATCGGCGGCCAGGAAAGCCAGCTGTACCTATCCCGCGGCACCGGCCTGGCCAAGCTGCTGCGGCTGGACAAGCTGATGCGATCGAAGATCCTGCCGATCTCGTTCGGCTTCCCGTTCGGGTTCAGCGCCGTCCTGCCGGTCAACGTGCCACTGCCGACCAAGATCGTCACGCAGACGCTCGAGCCGATCCACATCACCGAGATGTTCGGCGAGGACCCCGATATCGACGCCGTCGACGCCTACGTTCGTCGCGTCATGCAGCAGGCCCTCGACGAGCTGGCCGCCCAGCGCCGCCTGCCGGTGATCGGCTGA